The Dendropsophus ebraccatus isolate aDenEbr1 chromosome 10, aDenEbr1.pat, whole genome shotgun sequence genome has a segment encoding these proteins:
- the C10H19orf47 gene encoding uncharacterized protein C19orf47 homolog: MASVTLATSEWINFFKEAGIPAGPAVNYAVTFVDNRIQKSMLLDLNKDIINELGITAVGDVIAILKHAKVVHRQDICKALTETPNQTSMQSELRRNANSPATRMIANSLSRDSPPSTPIRRPETSTSKISVTVSNKVALKKAQAALSSPVDDDAAADIPVKRRRVTAEMEGKYIINMPKGTTPRTKKILEEQAAKGVVRTSVFDRLGAESKADTTTGAKPTGVFSRLGDAHEGEKSADSDEDSSVLQYAGVLKKMSAPTSREKLTPGITIKAKATSSEQKTPITTIKRLASKPPVSAPAKLTTSKATLAQRLGTVPRVIVQDDRKRKKPSAALVQRLGKQQVIAQDSKVSSSKLPVVAFKPSFTIKRTVGNARVSSSSDNSSAQMDNTGNVSVFKRLGRKSV, encoded by the exons ATGGCATCTGTGACATTGG CTACATCTGAATGGATCAACTTCTTTAAGGAAGCCGGGATCCCCGCAGGGCCAGCTGTCAACTACGCTGTGACGTTTGTGGACAACAG GATCCAGAAATCCATGCTGCTGGATCTGAATAAGGATATTATCAATGAACTGGGTATCACGGCAGTGGGGGATGTCATCGCTATACTGAAACACGCCAAAGTTGTCCACAGACAG GATATATGTAAAGCTCTGACGGAGACGCCTAACCAGACCAGCATGCAGAGCGAACTAAGGAGAAACGCCAACAGCC CTGCCACAAGAATGATTGCCAATAGCCTCAGCCGGGATTCTCCCCCATCCACACCCATCCGGAGGCCTGAGACCAGTACATCCAAGATCTCTGTGACTGTGTCCAATAAAGTGGCTCTGAAGAAAGCTCAAGCAG CCTTGTCTTCACCAGTAGATGACGACGCCGCTGCTGATATTCCAGTGAAGCGTCGCAGGGTCACGGCTGAGATGGAAGGGAAGTATATTATTAATATGCCTAAAGGGACTACACCAAGAACAAAGAAAATCCTAGAGGAACAAGCGGCAAAAG GTGTGGTCAGGACATCAGTTTTTGACAGACTGGGGGCAGAAAGTAAAGCCGACACAACAACAGGAGCAAAG CCCACAGGAGTTTTTAGTCGATTAGGTGATGCCCACGAGGGAGAGAAGTCTGCAGATAGTGATGAAGACAGCAGTGTTTTACAGTATGCAGGCGTTCTTAAGAAAATGAGCGCTCCAACCTCTAGAGAGAAACTGACTCCTGGAATAACCATCAAGGCTAAAGCCACAAGTTCAGAGCAGAAGACGCCCATCACCACCATCAAGAGACTCGCTTCCAAACCTCCAGTCAGCGCCCCTGCTAAGCTGACCACCTCAAAGGCCACCCTGGCGCAAAGGCTGGGCACTGTCCCGCGGGTGATTGTGCAGGAtgacaggaaaagaaaaaagcCATCAGCCGCCTTGGTTCAGCGTCTGGGAAAACAACAAGTCATCGCTCAGGACAGTAAAGTCAGCAGCAGTAAGCTGCCAGTTGTGGCCTTTAAGCCATCATTCACCATTAAGAGGACTGTAGGGAACGCCCGTGTGAGCAGCTCCAGCGACAACAGCAGCGCTCAGATGGACAACACTGGAAACGTCAGCGTTTTTAAGCGGCTGGGGAGAAAATCCGTATAG